From one Sciurus carolinensis chromosome 9, mSciCar1.2, whole genome shotgun sequence genomic stretch:
- the LOC124993765 gene encoding uncharacterized protein LOC124993765, producing MSVVICEQEIQEIPKPRSYQRGVMDGGHVLIVDWSLHTSITWRCLAAPGSAWRVAVPVVSALSRPRCADWDPGSAWSPRDSVWVTTAPSLLCGAGAEVQGQKARPPQREVPVVRGTRRSASPSVLQGRPGPGSGCLGSIRLAVIPGDLFFLLQVIPGDLFAVVHPVTCPFVHTKRGCRHERQRGRNLSNALETLRACEERQQRLFLGPRRQLQILLVETSFIRFPNSECSVTEQDLELSYKHLQRCVVRVEEQTLDVRQIRVLSQLCHG from the exons ATGTCGGTGGTGATCTGCGAGCAGGAGATCCAAGAAATTCCCAAGCCAAGATCCTACCAGAGAG GAGTCATGGACGGAGGTCACGTCCTGATAGTTGACTG GTCCCTGCACACCAGCATCACGTGGCGCTGCCTGGCAGCTCCCGGCAGTGCGTGGCGGGTGGCGG TTCCTGTGGTGTCGGCGCTCTCCCGGCCCCGCTGTGCTGACTGGGACCCCGGTTCTGCCTGGAGCCCGAGGGACTCTGTGTGGGTCACCACCGCCCCGAGTCTGCTCTGTGGGGCTGGGGCAGAAGTGCAAGGGCAGAAGGCTCGGCCCCCACAGAGGGAAGTGCCGGTCGTGAGGGGCACCCGCAGGTCTGCCAGCCCTAGTGTGCTCCAGGGAAGACCAGGACCCGGGTCAGGCTGTCTCGGCAGCATCAGGCTGGCA GTCATCCCAGGCGATCTCTTCTTCCTGCTGCAGGTCATCCCAGGCGATCTCTTCGCCGTGGTGCACCCTGTAACTTGTCCCTTTGTCCACACCAAGAGGGGCTGCAGACATGAGCGCCAGAGAGGGAGGAATCTCAGCAATGCTCTAGAAACCCTCAGGGCGTGTGAAGAGCGGCAGCAACGGCTGTTCCTCGGTCCCCGTAGGCAGCTACAGATTTTGTTGGTTGAGACGAGCTTCATTCGGTTCCCAAATTCTGAATGCTCTGTGACTGAACAGGACTTGGAGTTGTCCTACAAACATCTGCAGCGCTGTGTCGTGAGGGTGGAGGAACAGACGCTGGATGTCCGCCAGATCCGTGTTTTGTCTCAGCTCTGCCATGGATGA
- the LOC124993766 gene encoding uncharacterized protein LOC124993766, whose product MATVISVSAAFLPSRCLPKSSPTSTSPSGLEVHGRCEGAFTGTARAPLHPHDVPSSLRSPWPREVPVFTCAGSTERRGSWAGRHLQRSQPDGGLARLAGVPLRLVHNEKSEARTLRAPELQAGDLATRSPGFPLLTLGKPGLPLQKGRVSCTFSPDPSASTAPGESWQEAVQRNDLPSRLDFSCPCLASTLRDRLTRGLQKPRHRPWPGAQRRAEDAGDPARRGRPAGTDSREGWGPGCRAHQSHCRKPG is encoded by the exons ATGGCCACCGTCATCTCAGTGAGTgctgccttccttccctcccgCTGCCTCCCCAAGTCTTCGCCAACCTCAACGAGCCCCTCTGGGCTGGAGGTTCATGGAAGG TGTGAAGGGGCTTTCACAGGTACCGCCAGGGCCCCTTTGCATCCACACGATGTCCCCAGCTCCCTCCGCAGCCCTTGGCCCCGGGAAGTCCCCGTTTTCACCTGCGCAGGAAGCACCGAGCGCCGGGGCTCCTGGGCGGGGCGCCACCTGCAGCGAAGCCAGCCAGACGGAGGCCTCGCACGACTCGCGGGGGTCCCCCTAAGGCTGGTGCATAACGAGAAGTCCGAGGCGCGAACTCTCCGAGCCCCGGAACTCCAGGCAG GAGACCTGGCAACACGGAGTCCCGGATTCCCGCTGCTGACACTCGGCAAGCCAGGGCTGCCTCTGCAGAAGGGCCGGGTCTCCTGCACCTTCTCCCCTGACCCATCAGCAAGCACTGCTCCAGGTGAAAGTTGGCAGGAAGCTGTCCAGAGGAATGACCTCCCCTCGCGACTGGATTTCTCTTGCCCCTGCct AGCGTCGACACTTAGAGACAGACTAACTCGGGGTCTGCAGAAGCCACGGCACCGGCCCTGGCCAGGAGCGCAGCGCAGAGCTGAGGACGCAGGGGACCCGGCGCGCCGCGGCAGGCCAGCTGGGACAGACTCCCGGGAAGGCTGGGGACCCGGCTGCAGAGCTCACCAGTCACACTGCAGGAAACCGGGCTGA